A genomic window from Lotus japonicus ecotype B-129 chromosome 1, LjGifu_v1.2 includes:
- the LOC130742116 gene encoding myb-related protein 306-like, whose amino-acid sequence MVRPPCFENLGTKKGPWTPEEDIILVSYIQEHGPGNWRSVPKNTGLMRCSKSCRLRWTNYLRPGIKRGNFTDHEEKMIIHLQALLGNRWAAIASYLPQRTDNDIKNYWNTHLKKKLKKNQKGDGDGETNEGHSISQEKGQWERRLQTDIHMAKQALCEALSLDNNKPTLILQDTNNNTTTQSPTYASSAENIARLLKNWIKKPPPNETNSGNSFSKLVTTGSSSSDQGAQSSTTCATDHHFDSFFSFNSDRSRSVSAEENANLATDFGFFEEETKPNLQETTQVPITLLEKWLFDEDLMNMPLQESTAGLF is encoded by the exons ATGGTGAGGCCACCTTGCTTTGAAAATTTGGGTACTAAGAAAGGGCCTTGGACTCCAGAGGAGGACATCATCTTGGTGTCTTACATTCAAGAACATGGACCAGGGAATTGGAGATCAGTTCCCAAAAACACAG GTTTGATGAGATGCAGTAAAAGCTGCAGACTTAGATGGACTAACTATCTTAGACCGGGTATCAAACGAGGCAATTTCACTGATCATGAAGAGAAAATGATAATCCACCTCCAAGCCCTTTTGGGCAACAG ATGGGCTGCAATAGCTTCCTACCTTCCACAGAGAACAGACAATGACATAAAAAACTATTGGAACACCCATTTGAAGAAAAAGCTGAAGAAGAATCAAAAAGGGGATGGAGATGGTGAAACCAATGAAGGACACTCTATTTCACAGGAAAAGGGTCAATGGGAGAGAAGGCTCCAAACAGATATCCACATGGCCAAACAGGCCTTATGTGAGGCACTGTCCCTTGACAACAACAAGCCAACCCTTATTTTGCAAGACACCAATAACAATACCACAACTCAATCACCCACATACGCTTCAAGCGCTGAGAACATAGCAAGATTGCTAAAAAACTGGATCAAGAAACCGCCACCAAATGAAACAAATTCAGGTAATTCCTTCAGCAAATTGGTAACTACAGGGTCCAGTTCTAGTGATCAAGGGGCACAGAGCAGCACCACATGCGCAACCGATCACCATTTCGACTCGTTCTTCAGCTTTAACTCTGATCGTTCTCGATCGGTGTCAGCTGAAGAAAACGCTAACCTTGCAACTGATTTTGGCTTCTTCGAAGAAGAAACCAAGCCGAACCTTCAGGAAACCACGCAAGTCCCGATCACGTTGCTGGAGAAGTGGCTTTTTGATGAAGATCTAATGAACATGCCACTGCAGGAAAGTACAGCAGGGCTgttttag